From the Malaclemys terrapin pileata isolate rMalTer1 chromosome 13, rMalTer1.hap1, whole genome shotgun sequence genome, one window contains:
- the LOC128847430 gene encoding olfactory receptor 6N1-like, whose translation MAGTDWRNQTTVTELILLGFGDLPDLQIPLFLMFLMIYMATVAGNTLIAMLVVTDQHFHTPMYFFLGNLSYLEICYTSTILPRLLASFLTGDRTISVSGCITQLYFSASLAATECYLLATMSYDRYLAICKPLHYSTLMNNRFCLQLAAGSWLNGSLATTIFILFISQLIFCGPNEIDHFYCDPILLMELSCSDTHLSIFVNFILVSVFTLPPFLLTMMSYMCISATILRIPSTTGRQKAFSTCSSHLTVVTIFYGTIIIVYMLLKRDTLRDLKKVLSLYFTVLTPLVNPLIYSLRNREVKEALSKAISKCGFHKNMQRL comes from the coding sequence ATGGCAGGCACAGATTGGAGAAACCAAACGACCGTCACAGAATTAATCCTCCTGGGATTCGGGGATCTCCCTGACCTTCAAATTCCTCTCTTTCTAATGTTCCTAATGATCTATATGGCAACCGTGGCTGGGAACACTCTCATTGCGATGCTTGTTGTGACTGATCAGCActttcacacccccatgtactttttTCTGGGCAACTTGTCCTACTTGGAGATCTGCTACActtccaccatcctgcccaggttACTGGCCAGTttcctgactggggacagaaccatcTCAGTCAGTGGCTGCATCACACAACTGTATTTCTCTGCCTCTCTGGCAGCTACGGAATGCTATCTCCTAGCAACAATGTCCTATGATAGGTATTTAGCGATATGTAAACCTCTGCACTATTCAACTCTTATGAATAACAGGTTTTGCCTCCAGTTGGCTGCTGGGTCATGGTTAAATGGTAGCTTGGCCACTACCATCTTTATATTATTCATATCCCAGTTAATTTTTTGTGGTCcgaatgaaattgaccatttctattGTGACCCCATCCTACTGATGGaactctcctgcagtgacacACACCTGAGCATATTCGTGAATTTCATATTAGTCTCCGTATTCACCTTGCCTCCATTCCTACTAACTATGATGTCCTACATGTGTATCAGCGCCACCATCCTAagaatcccttccaccactgggagacaaaaggccttttccacttgctcctctcacctcactgtggtgacaattttctatggaACCATAATCATTGTCTACATGCTACTGAAACGTGATACACTCAGAGATCTGAAGAAAGTGCTCTCTCTTTACTTTACGGTCCTAACTCCCCTGGTAAACCCCCttatctacagcctgagaaacagagaggtcaaggaagcCTTGAGCAAAGCCATCAGTAAATGTGGCTTTCACAAAAACATGCAGAGACTCTGA